The following proteins are co-located in the Rhodococcus opacus B4 genome:
- a CDS encoding alpha/beta hydrolase — translation MSKSARVPAAFAGCVAVVLVVAGCAGGGQGTGEAVAEPSAADAAPAGPIPAGLEEYYTQQVQWGSCDGFSTDGSPLGDTVDCAEVTVPNDYANPAGATAQIAVSRSKATGDKIGSLLVNPGGPGASGIGLASVADGTAIAERFDVIGFDPRGVGASTPQVTCLTPEEVDARRKDDDVDMSPAGIARTEAENREYADKCAQRTGVDVLGHVGTNDVVRDMDVIRAVLGDEKLNYLGYSYGTRLGSTYAETFPGNVRAMVLDGALDPEQDPTEEVILQAAGFQSAFDAFAAECMQQPDCPLGTDPAQANARFRALVDPLIGKPAATTDPRGLSYTDAITGVQQALYSPNLWGPLRGGLESLRTGTGDSLLMLADLYEGRADDGTYSNLNDAFNSIRCMDDPPVTDRAVVGEADVRYRQAAPFLDDGRGTGNAPLDVCAFWPAPNTGAPHTVSAPGIPPVVVVSTTEDPATPYQAGVDLAKQMNGSLVSYRGTQHTVVLDGEACVDDAVTDYLVDLTVPPADLMC, via the coding sequence ATGTCGAAGAGTGCTCGGGTACCGGCCGCGTTCGCGGGGTGCGTCGCCGTCGTCCTTGTCGTCGCAGGCTGTGCCGGGGGCGGGCAGGGTACCGGTGAGGCCGTCGCCGAACCGTCGGCGGCCGACGCCGCCCCGGCCGGACCGATCCCCGCCGGGCTCGAGGAGTACTACACGCAGCAGGTGCAGTGGGGCTCGTGCGACGGGTTCAGCACGGACGGGTCCCCGCTCGGGGACACGGTCGACTGCGCCGAGGTGACGGTTCCGAACGACTACGCGAATCCCGCAGGTGCGACCGCGCAGATCGCCGTCTCCCGCTCGAAGGCGACCGGGGACAAGATCGGATCGCTGCTCGTGAACCCGGGCGGCCCCGGGGCGTCGGGTATCGGGCTGGCGTCCGTGGCGGACGGCACCGCCATCGCCGAGCGGTTCGACGTCATCGGTTTCGATCCGCGCGGCGTCGGCGCGTCCACCCCGCAGGTGACCTGTCTGACTCCGGAGGAAGTGGACGCGAGACGCAAGGACGACGACGTCGACATGAGTCCCGCGGGGATCGCGCGGACCGAAGCCGAGAATCGCGAGTACGCGGACAAGTGCGCGCAGCGAACCGGTGTCGACGTCCTCGGGCACGTCGGAACGAACGACGTGGTGCGCGACATGGACGTCATCCGGGCGGTGCTCGGCGACGAGAAGCTGAACTACCTCGGCTACTCCTACGGCACCCGGCTCGGCTCGACGTACGCGGAGACGTTCCCGGGCAATGTGCGCGCGATGGTCCTCGACGGCGCCCTCGACCCCGAGCAGGATCCGACGGAGGAAGTGATCCTGCAGGCCGCCGGGTTCCAGTCCGCGTTCGACGCGTTCGCCGCCGAATGCATGCAGCAGCCGGACTGCCCGCTCGGCACCGACCCGGCGCAGGCGAACGCCAGGTTCCGGGCGCTCGTCGACCCGCTGATCGGCAAGCCCGCCGCGACCACCGACCCGCGCGGACTCAGCTACACCGACGCGATCACCGGCGTCCAGCAGGCGCTGTATTCGCCGAACCTCTGGGGACCGCTCCGCGGCGGGCTGGAGAGCCTGCGGACGGGGACCGGTGATTCGCTGCTGATGCTGGCGGACCTGTACGAGGGGCGCGCCGACGACGGTACGTATTCCAACCTCAACGACGCGTTCAATTCCATCCGCTGCATGGACGATCCGCCCGTCACCGACCGTGCGGTCGTGGGGGAGGCGGACGTGCGGTACCGGCAGGCGGCGCCGTTCCTCGACGACGGTCGCGGTACCGGCAACGCGCCGCTGGACGTCTGCGCGTTCTGGCCCGCGCCGAACACGGGCGCGCCGCACACCGTGTCCGCGCCGGGGATCCCGCCGGTCGTCGTCGTGTCGACGACCGAGGACCCGGCGACGCCGTACCAGGCGGGTGTGGATCTGGCGAAGCAGATGAACGGCTCGCTCGTCTCGTACCGGGGCACCCAGCACACCGTCGTCCTCGACGGCGAGGCGTGCGTCGACGACGCCGTCACCGACTATCTCGTCGACCTCACGGTGCCGCCCGCCGACCTGATGTGCTGA
- the panB gene encoding 3-methyl-2-oxobutanoate hydroxymethyltransferase — MSDSKSSASTSEDRLYGSAPSHDVPKRKTRIHHLQAMKAEGERWSMLTAYDYSSARIFEEAGIPVLLVGDSAANVVYGYETTVPVTIDELLPLVRGVVRGAPHALVVADLPFGSYESSPEQALASATRFMKEGLAHAVKLEGGERVAPQIAAITAAGIPVMAHVGFTPQSVNSLGGFRVQGRGDASEQLVADAIAVQEAGAFSVVMEMVPAEIAGQVTRKLTIPTVGIGAGAECDAQVLVWQDMAGYTSGKTAKFVKRFGNVGDELRTAAAAYAAEVRTGTFPAEEHSF; from the coding sequence ATGTCCGATAGCAAGTCGTCCGCGAGCACGTCAGAAGATCGGCTCTACGGATCAGCACCATCGCACGACGTTCCCAAGCGCAAGACCCGGATCCACCACCTGCAGGCCATGAAGGCCGAGGGCGAACGCTGGTCGATGCTCACCGCCTACGACTACTCCAGCGCCCGCATCTTCGAAGAGGCCGGAATTCCGGTCCTCCTGGTCGGCGACTCGGCCGCCAACGTCGTCTACGGGTACGAGACCACCGTTCCCGTCACGATCGACGAACTCCTCCCCCTCGTGCGCGGCGTCGTCCGCGGCGCTCCGCACGCGCTCGTTGTCGCGGACCTGCCGTTCGGCAGCTACGAAAGCTCCCCGGAGCAGGCCCTCGCGTCCGCGACCCGGTTCATGAAGGAGGGGCTGGCCCACGCGGTCAAGCTCGAGGGCGGCGAGCGCGTCGCACCGCAGATCGCCGCGATCACCGCGGCGGGCATCCCCGTCATGGCCCACGTGGGGTTCACCCCGCAGAGCGTCAACTCGCTCGGCGGTTTCCGCGTCCAGGGCCGCGGCGACGCCTCCGAGCAACTGGTCGCCGACGCGATCGCCGTGCAGGAGGCCGGCGCGTTCTCCGTCGTCATGGAGATGGTGCCCGCCGAGATCGCGGGCCAGGTCACGCGCAAGCTCACCATCCCCACAGTGGGCATCGGAGCGGGCGCCGAGTGCGACGCCCAGGTCCTCGTGTGGCAGGACATGGCCGGTTACACCAGCGGCAAGACGGCGAAGTTCGTCAAGCGCTTCGGTAACGTCGGTGACGAGTTGCGCACCGCGGCCGCCGCCTACGCGGCCGAAGTGCGCACCGGAACGTTTCCGGCGGAAGAGCACAGCTTCTAG
- the pip gene encoding prolyl aminopeptidase yields the protein MTALRTLYPPLEPYQFGHLDVGDGQQMYWEQSGNPDGKPVVFLHGGPGGGTDPAQRQFFDPQVYRIVLLDQRGCGRSTPHVADGADLSVNTTDRLLADIEMLREHLGIDRWQVFGGSWGSTLALAYAQKHPHRVTELVLRGIFLLRRSEIDWYYNGGAGRLFPELWEKFLAPVPESERGGDLVEAYHRLLHSDDADVATRAAVAWSTWEGATSSLLPKPERVVETSQPRFALAFARIENHYFHHRGFLDEGQLLRDAAALDGLPGVIVQGRYDVVCPAASAWALHRAWPGSRLEVVDDAGHSAMEPGIVHHLIEATDRFRA from the coding sequence ATGACCGCATTGCGCACCCTGTACCCGCCGCTCGAGCCGTACCAGTTCGGGCACCTCGACGTCGGCGACGGTCAGCAGATGTACTGGGAGCAGAGTGGCAACCCCGACGGGAAGCCGGTCGTGTTCCTCCACGGCGGCCCAGGCGGCGGCACCGACCCCGCGCAACGCCAGTTCTTCGACCCGCAGGTGTACCGGATCGTGCTGCTCGACCAGCGCGGGTGCGGGCGTTCCACACCGCACGTCGCCGACGGGGCCGATCTGTCGGTCAACACCACCGACCGACTTCTCGCCGACATCGAGATGCTGCGCGAGCATCTCGGCATCGACCGGTGGCAGGTCTTCGGCGGGTCGTGGGGCTCCACCCTGGCACTCGCCTATGCCCAGAAGCACCCCCACCGGGTCACCGAACTGGTGCTGCGCGGCATTTTCCTGCTGCGCCGCAGCGAGATCGACTGGTACTACAACGGCGGTGCCGGACGCCTGTTCCCCGAATTGTGGGAAAAGTTCCTGGCGCCGGTGCCGGAGTCGGAGCGGGGCGGGGATCTCGTCGAGGCGTATCACCGGCTCCTGCACTCCGACGACGCGGACGTCGCGACGCGGGCCGCGGTCGCGTGGTCCACGTGGGAGGGCGCGACGAGTTCGCTGCTCCCCAAACCGGAACGGGTGGTGGAGACGTCCCAGCCGAGGTTCGCGCTCGCCTTCGCCCGCATCGAGAACCACTACTTCCACCACCGCGGATTCCTGGACGAGGGCCAGCTGCTGCGGGATGCGGCCGCGCTGGACGGCCTTCCGGGCGTGATCGTGCAGGGCCGGTACGACGTGGTGTGCCCCGCGGCCAGCGCGTGGGCGTTGCACCGGGCGTGGCCGGGTTCCCGGCTCGAGGTCGTCGACGACGCGGGACACTCCGCGATGGAACCGGGCATCGTCCACCACCTGATCGAGGCCACGGACCGCTTCCGCGCCTGA
- a CDS encoding RNB domain-containing ribonuclease: protein MSRFVTRGIDFGTVRTEFHLPDGYPPAAVAQARTASDRYAAERQDRTDLAFVTIDPPDSMDLDQALHLERAAGGFVLHYAIADVGAVVEPGGVLDVETRKRGQTFYLPDGKVPLHPKELSEGSASLLPGENRPAVLWRIELDESAEPLSCTVSRATVRSVARLDYAGVQADAEAGRLHPSIASLPEFGRLRTAAAVARGAIELRLPEQEVVPDGDTWRVDLAPRTEADDWNAEVSLLTGMCAAAMMLDAKVGLLRTLPSAGPDAVGALRRTAAALGIDWPESVGVGALLARLDPNSASTLVLMTEAPSLLRGADYAAFDGALPELTAHAAIGAPYAHVTAPLRRLSDRYSTEVCLAVSAGTPVPSWARDALGSMPEIMGGSDTLASKIDRACIDLTEATVLADRVGETFDATVLRSRNGKRTADVFVPSVSVMAKCVGDPAEGEQVKIRLVSADVAKRTVEFGYPA, encoded by the coding sequence ATGAGTCGTTTCGTCACGCGCGGAATCGATTTCGGCACCGTGCGCACAGAGTTTCATCTGCCGGACGGGTATCCGCCCGCCGCGGTCGCGCAGGCGCGGACGGCGTCCGACCGGTACGCAGCCGAACGGCAGGACCGCACCGATCTGGCGTTCGTCACCATCGATCCGCCCGATTCGATGGACCTCGACCAGGCGTTGCACCTGGAGCGGGCAGCCGGCGGGTTCGTCCTGCACTACGCGATCGCGGACGTCGGCGCCGTCGTGGAGCCCGGTGGGGTGCTCGACGTGGAGACCCGCAAACGCGGGCAGACGTTCTACCTCCCCGACGGCAAGGTGCCGCTGCACCCCAAGGAACTCTCGGAGGGATCCGCAAGCCTTCTTCCGGGCGAGAACCGCCCGGCGGTGTTGTGGCGGATCGAACTCGACGAGTCGGCCGAACCGCTGTCCTGCACCGTGTCCCGTGCCACGGTGCGGTCCGTGGCCCGACTCGACTACGCCGGTGTGCAGGCCGACGCGGAAGCGGGACGACTGCATCCGTCCATTGCGTCGTTGCCCGAGTTCGGCCGGCTCCGCACGGCCGCGGCGGTGGCGCGCGGCGCGATCGAACTCCGGCTCCCCGAGCAGGAAGTGGTGCCGGACGGCGACACCTGGCGCGTCGACCTCGCGCCCCGAACCGAGGCCGACGACTGGAACGCCGAGGTCTCGCTGCTGACCGGAATGTGCGCGGCCGCCATGATGCTCGACGCGAAGGTCGGGTTGCTCCGCACGCTGCCGTCTGCCGGTCCGGACGCGGTCGGGGCGCTGCGGCGCACGGCGGCGGCGCTGGGAATCGATTGGCCCGAGAGCGTCGGCGTCGGTGCACTCCTGGCGCGGCTGGACCCGAATTCGGCGTCGACGCTGGTGCTGATGACCGAGGCGCCGTCGCTGCTGCGGGGCGCCGACTACGCCGCGTTCGACGGCGCCCTGCCGGAACTGACCGCACACGCCGCCATCGGCGCCCCCTACGCGCACGTGACCGCGCCGCTGCGCCGGCTCTCGGACCGCTACTCCACGGAGGTGTGCCTGGCCGTGTCCGCCGGAACCCCGGTGCCGTCCTGGGCCCGGGACGCCCTGGGATCGATGCCCGAGATCATGGGCGGCTCGGATACCCTCGCGAGCAAGATCGACCGGGCCTGCATCGACCTCACCGAGGCGACCGTGCTCGCCGATCGGGTGGGGGAGACGTTCGACGCGACCGTGCTGCGGTCACGGAACGGTAAACGCACCGCGGACGTGTTCGTTCCGTCGGTGTCCGTGATGGCCAAATGCGTGGGCGACCCCGCCGAGGGCGAGCAGGTGAAGATCAGGCTCGTCTCCGCCGACGTCGCGAAGCGGACCGTCGAATTCGGTTATCCCGCTTAA
- a CDS encoding FAS1-like dehydratase domain-containing protein translates to MGVNPEIEGRVYPPTEPYLVGREKIREFARAVFATNPTSFDVDSARAAGHADLVAPPTFPVIVQERALAQLVADPTTGIEPVNLVHSTEHATSHRPVVAGDELSAVLTVTHVTSRGPHTLLVADIEIHDATGDHVSTMTSTLFVRGEE, encoded by the coding sequence ATGGGAGTGAATCCGGAGATCGAGGGTCGTGTCTACCCGCCGACCGAGCCCTACCTCGTCGGCCGCGAGAAGATCAGGGAATTCGCCCGCGCCGTCTTCGCCACCAACCCGACGTCGTTCGACGTCGACAGTGCCCGCGCCGCCGGTCACGCCGATCTCGTTGCCCCGCCCACGTTTCCCGTCATCGTGCAGGAGCGGGCACTCGCGCAACTGGTCGCCGATCCGACGACGGGGATCGAGCCGGTCAATCTGGTGCACAGCACCGAGCACGCCACGTCCCACCGCCCCGTCGTCGCGGGCGACGAACTCTCCGCCGTGCTTACCGTCACGCACGTGACCTCGCGCGGCCCGCACACCCTGCTCGTCGCCGACATCGAGATCCACGACGCCACAGGCGATCACGTGAGCACGATGACGTCGACGCTGTTCGTCAGGGGGGAGGAATGA
- a CDS encoding MaoC/PaaZ C-terminal domain-containing protein, whose product MTSPRRILLGDTVAKARYHVTRESLVRYAGASGDFNSIHYRDDVADAVGLPGVLAHGMLTLGLATQCVVDWLGDPALVTGYRARFTKPVIVDPAQGAVVEVVAKAAEVDESAGSARIDLTVTFDGHTVLGKSQVWISLR is encoded by the coding sequence ATGACGTCTCCGCGACGAATTCTGCTCGGCGACACCGTCGCCAAGGCCCGATATCACGTGACCCGGGAATCGCTGGTCCGCTACGCCGGGGCGTCCGGCGACTTCAACTCCATTCACTACCGGGACGACGTCGCCGACGCGGTGGGCCTGCCCGGTGTGCTGGCGCACGGCATGCTCACGCTGGGACTGGCGACGCAGTGCGTCGTCGACTGGCTCGGCGACCCCGCACTGGTCACCGGGTACCGCGCTCGCTTCACCAAGCCGGTGATCGTCGACCCGGCCCAGGGTGCGGTGGTCGAGGTCGTCGCGAAGGCCGCGGAGGTCGACGAATCCGCGGGCAGCGCGAGGATCGACCTGACGGTCACATTCGACGGGCACACCGTGCTCGGTAAGTCGCAGGTCTGGATTTCGCTGCGCTGA
- a CDS encoding LysE family translocator — translation MIGVVVTAFAVLGLLTVIPGPDMAVVTRAGLSGGRSAALRATFGVVAGLMVWGALTVVGLGAVLAASAEAYTVVKIVGGMYLVYLGLSTLWRSRTRPRPARTAPAPVPSSGSSWRAGFLTNLLNPKIAVFYTGLLPQLVPPGWPTAPSLALLVLVHGLLGIVWLGAYSILLTRARTTLEKPSVRKVLDRITGTVLFSFGAVVVAEAR, via the coding sequence ATGATCGGTGTGGTGGTGACTGCGTTCGCGGTGCTCGGGCTTCTGACCGTCATTCCGGGTCCGGACATGGCGGTGGTGACCCGCGCCGGACTGTCCGGCGGGCGCAGCGCCGCGTTGCGAGCCACGTTCGGCGTGGTCGCCGGGTTGATGGTGTGGGGCGCTCTGACCGTCGTCGGGCTCGGAGCCGTGCTCGCCGCCTCCGCGGAGGCGTACACCGTCGTGAAGATCGTCGGCGGAATGTACCTCGTGTACCTGGGGCTCTCCACCCTCTGGCGCAGCCGGACGCGGCCCCGCCCCGCCCGCACCGCGCCCGCGCCGGTTCCGTCTTCGGGGTCGAGTTGGCGGGCCGGGTTCCTCACCAACCTCCTCAACCCCAAGATCGCGGTGTTCTACACCGGCCTGCTCCCCCAGCTCGTTCCGCCCGGCTGGCCGACCGCCCCGAGCCTGGCCCTGCTGGTGCTGGTGCACGGACTGCTCGGGATCGTCTGGCTCGGCGCGTACAGCATCCTGCTGACCCGCGCGCGCACCACGCTGGAGAAGCCGTCGGTGCGGAAGGTCCTCGACCGGATCACCGGGACCGTTCTCTTCAGCTTCGGCGCCGTGGTCGTCGCCGAGGCGCGTTAG
- a CDS encoding alpha/beta fold hydrolase: protein MDLPHDIAGSGPTLVLVHGIVHRRQAWNVLLDQLTPYRRVVTVDLPGHGESSALEDGADTMDQLVEELSGFVRSVTPAGERPHIAGNSLGGWLSLALAARGEVASATALSPAGFFVNHADQARTMYTFRALRGVTRALGPNLPKALRYRAVRYPSLAAFFARPSRVRYEDAVVDAQSLATNALVDKGMTASFDLPPVVDATVPVTVAWGRRDLVLPVYQARRVRRVFPQARILILPGIGHVPMTDDPNLISTILLGGSAASSSDSPR, encoded by the coding sequence ATGGACTTGCCTCACGACATCGCCGGCTCCGGCCCCACCCTGGTACTCGTGCACGGAATCGTGCATCGCAGGCAGGCCTGGAACGTCCTGCTCGACCAGCTGACACCGTACCGCCGGGTGGTCACCGTCGACCTTCCCGGCCACGGCGAATCGTCCGCGCTCGAAGACGGCGCGGACACGATGGACCAACTGGTCGAGGAACTGAGCGGGTTCGTCCGCTCCGTGACGCCCGCCGGGGAACGGCCGCACATTGCCGGGAACTCGCTCGGCGGCTGGCTCTCGCTCGCTCTCGCCGCCCGCGGCGAGGTCGCGTCGGCCACCGCCCTGTCACCGGCCGGTTTCTTCGTCAATCACGCCGATCAGGCCCGCACCATGTACACGTTCCGGGCTCTGCGCGGAGTCACCCGGGCGCTGGGCCCGAACCTTCCGAAGGCGTTGCGATACCGAGCCGTCCGCTATCCCTCACTCGCCGCCTTCTTCGCGCGGCCCAGTCGGGTGCGCTACGAGGACGCCGTGGTAGACGCGCAGTCGCTGGCCACGAATGCCCTGGTCGACAAGGGGATGACGGCCTCGTTCGACCTCCCGCCGGTCGTCGACGCGACAGTTCCTGTCACCGTGGCGTGGGGGCGGCGAGACCTGGTTCTGCCCGTGTATCAGGCGCGCCGGGTGCGCAGAGTGTTCCCGCAGGCGCGGATCCTGATCCTGCCCGGCATCGGGCACGTCCCGATGACCGACGACCCGAACCTGATCAGCACGATCCTGCTCGGCGGCAGCGCGGCGAGTTCCAGCGACTCCCCGCGCTGA
- a CDS encoding DUF1697 domain-containing protein: protein MPPHYGLSMTRYAALLRGINVGGINIKMADLRSTFAELGFENVKTVLASGNVLFDADRDDVPALKSEIESALRADFHYEAWVFVLDLDTIRKIVDDYPFDPEREGWHPYVLVTPDPEVLDSLLRIRDDLDPEVERIQAGAGVLYWEVERGMTLKSTFGKSTGSAKLKASTTTRNLRTLVKLLK from the coding sequence GTGCCGCCGCACTATGGTCTGAGCATGACCCGATACGCCGCCCTCCTGCGCGGTATCAACGTGGGCGGCATCAACATCAAGATGGCCGACCTCCGCAGCACCTTCGCCGAGCTGGGATTCGAGAACGTGAAGACCGTCCTCGCGTCGGGCAACGTGCTCTTCGATGCCGACCGTGACGACGTCCCCGCCCTGAAGAGTGAGATCGAATCCGCGCTGCGCGCCGACTTCCATTACGAAGCCTGGGTTTTCGTCCTCGACCTCGACACCATCCGGAAGATCGTCGACGACTACCCGTTCGACCCGGAGCGAGAAGGCTGGCACCCGTACGTGCTGGTCACCCCCGACCCCGAGGTCCTGGACTCGCTGCTGCGGATCCGGGACGACCTCGACCCGGAGGTCGAACGAATCCAGGCCGGTGCCGGTGTCCTGTACTGGGAGGTCGAGCGGGGCATGACATTGAAGAGCACGTTCGGCAAGAGCACCGGCTCCGCCAAGCTGAAGGCCTCCACCACCACCCGGAACCTGCGCACCCTCGTCAAGCTCCTGAAGTGA
- a CDS encoding SLC13 family permease: MTVLAVALVAAVLVFAVVRPRKLPEIVAAAPAAVVVLATGLVTPSQARDEVTEMAPTVGFLAAILVLAHLADAMGVFTWIAARLRRGARGDPKRLLTLVFGAAALTTAVLSLDATVVLLTPAVIATARSLRMDPRPHSYASAHLSNTASTLLPVSNLTNLIAFSATGLTFLHFTVVMALPWAVAIFVELILFRIFFRRHLVPPDAEPEPARDPPAPTVALTIIAATLLGFAVSGFAGVAPAWVAAAGAIVLGVVALRDGRTDFGRILYAVDVWFCAFVLVLGVVVAGVANGPIGDWIAARLPTDTSFAALLAMAVVAAVAANLVNNLPATLLLLAALGPHPPTALVLAMLLGVNLGPNLTYVGSLAIMLWRRVAARAGSPADLWTFTILALVTTPLTLLAAVVALWACEYFSTAGG; encoded by the coding sequence GTGACCGTTCTCGCGGTGGCGCTCGTCGCCGCGGTCCTCGTCTTCGCGGTCGTGCGTCCCCGCAAGCTTCCCGAGATCGTCGCGGCCGCACCGGCCGCCGTCGTCGTCCTCGCGACCGGGCTGGTGACACCGTCGCAGGCCCGGGACGAAGTGACCGAAATGGCCCCGACCGTCGGGTTCCTCGCCGCGATCCTCGTTCTCGCGCACCTCGCCGACGCGATGGGTGTGTTCACCTGGATCGCGGCCCGGCTGCGGCGCGGGGCACGCGGAGATCCGAAGAGGTTGCTGACGCTCGTGTTCGGAGCCGCGGCACTCACGACCGCGGTGCTGAGCCTCGACGCGACGGTCGTGCTGCTGACGCCCGCCGTGATCGCGACGGCCCGCTCGCTGCGGATGGATCCGCGGCCGCATTCGTACGCCAGCGCTCACCTGTCGAACACGGCGTCGACCTTGCTACCGGTCTCCAATCTCACCAACCTCATCGCGTTCTCGGCGACCGGGCTGACCTTCCTGCATTTCACCGTCGTCATGGCGCTGCCCTGGGCGGTGGCGATTTTCGTCGAACTGATCCTGTTCCGGATCTTCTTCCGCCGCCACCTGGTTCCCCCCGACGCCGAACCGGAACCGGCCCGCGATCCACCCGCACCGACCGTCGCGCTGACGATCATCGCCGCAACACTCCTGGGTTTCGCGGTGTCCGGCTTCGCAGGGGTCGCGCCGGCGTGGGTGGCGGCGGCGGGGGCGATCGTGCTGGGCGTCGTCGCGCTCCGCGACGGCCGGACCGATTTCGGCCGCATCCTGTACGCGGTCGACGTGTGGTTCTGCGCGTTCGTGCTGGTGCTCGGCGTCGTCGTCGCCGGCGTCGCGAACGGTCCGATCGGCGACTGGATCGCTGCGCGGCTGCCGACCGACACCTCGTTCGCGGCGCTGCTGGCGATGGCCGTCGTCGCGGCGGTCGCCGCGAATCTGGTGAACAACCTGCCCGCCACGCTGCTCCTGCTGGCGGCGCTCGGACCTCACCCCCCGACGGCCCTCGTCCTGGCGATGCTGCTCGGGGTGAACCTCGGCCCCAACCTCACCTACGTGGGGTCGCTCGCGATCATGCTGTGGCGGCGGGTGGCCGCGCGAGCCGGATCGCCCGCGGATCTGTGGACCTTCACGATTCTCGCGCTGGTCACCACGCCGCTCACCTTGCTCGCGGCGGTCGTTGCCCTCTGGGCCTGTGAGTACTTCTCAACCGCGGGCGGTTAA
- a CDS encoding bifunctional RNase H/acid phosphatase, with product MSVGRVVVEADGGSRGNPGPAGYGTVVFAAADGAVLAERKESLGTVTNNVAEYRGLIAGLEAAAEVGASGVDVRMDSKLVVEQMSGRWKVKHPDMIPLQRRASELARQFNSVTYTWIPRAENAHADRLANEAMDGAAGLSGAEPEPAAVQSDKSTPAAPGWMDTTGAPTRMLLLRHGQTVLSVDRRYSGRGNPALTEIGLAQANGAASRFAGNDGIAAVVSSPLRRAQQTAAAAAKALGLPVTVHEGLTETDFGEWEGLTFREAADRDPELHRKWLSDTSVRPPAGESFDEVRERIVKVRDDLTASYAGSTILVVTHVTPIKTLLQLALDAGPSLLYRLHLDLASLSIAEFYPDGGSSVRLVNDTSHL from the coding sequence GTGAGTGTCGGTCGGGTCGTCGTCGAGGCCGACGGCGGGTCGCGCGGCAATCCCGGGCCCGCGGGCTACGGCACCGTGGTGTTCGCCGCCGCCGACGGCGCGGTTCTGGCCGAGCGCAAGGAAAGCCTCGGGACCGTCACGAACAACGTCGCCGAATACCGGGGCCTGATCGCCGGGCTCGAGGCCGCCGCCGAAGTCGGTGCGTCCGGGGTGGATGTGCGGATGGACTCCAAACTGGTGGTCGAGCAGATGTCGGGACGCTGGAAGGTCAAGCACCCGGACATGATTCCGCTGCAGCGCCGGGCGTCGGAACTCGCCCGGCAGTTCAACTCTGTGACGTACACCTGGATCCCACGGGCCGAGAACGCGCACGCCGACCGCCTCGCCAACGAGGCCATGGACGGTGCCGCCGGCCTGTCCGGAGCCGAACCGGAACCGGCCGCCGTTCAGTCGGACAAGTCCACCCCCGCGGCGCCGGGCTGGATGGACACGACGGGCGCCCCGACCCGGATGCTGCTGCTCCGGCACGGGCAGACCGTGCTGTCCGTCGACCGGCGGTACTCGGGCCGCGGGAACCCGGCTCTCACCGAGATCGGGCTGGCCCAGGCGAACGGCGCGGCCTCGCGTTTCGCGGGCAACGACGGCATCGCGGCCGTGGTGTCGTCACCGCTGAGGCGCGCGCAGCAGACCGCCGCGGCGGCTGCGAAGGCGCTCGGGCTCCCGGTCACCGTGCACGAGGGCCTCACCGAAACCGACTTCGGCGAGTGGGAGGGCCTCACGTTCAGGGAGGCCGCCGATCGCGACCCCGAACTGCACCGCAAGTGGTTGTCGGACACGTCGGTGCGACCGCCGGCGGGGGAGAGCTTCGACGAGGTCCGCGAGCGGATCGTAAAGGTCCGCGACGACCTCACCGCCAGCTACGCCGGCTCCACTATCCTCGTCGTCACGCACGTGACCCCCATCAAGACCCTGCTGCAACTGGCGCTCGACGCGGGACCCTCGCTGCTGTACCGGCTGCACCTGGATCTGGCGTCGCTGAGCATCGCCGAGTTCTACCCGGACGGCGGCTCGTCCGTTCGGCTGGTCAACGACACCTCCCACCTGTGA